A genomic stretch from Veillonellales bacterium includes:
- the hisB gene encoding imidazoleglycerol-phosphate dehydratase HisB gives MARTVEISRKTAETEIQIALNLDGTGAGEISTGIGFFDHMLNLWAKHGLFDLSLKAKGDLAVDSHHTVEDTGIVLGQALAKALGDKQGIKRYGTAFVPMDEALAMVSLDISGRPYLAFDVTIPTERIGSFDSEMTEEFLRALAVHGGLTLHVRLLAGKNAHHIVEAVFKALGRALAAAVCEDKRIVGVMSTKGML, from the coding sequence GTGGCGCGTACGGTAGAAATAAGCCGCAAAACAGCGGAAACCGAGATTCAAATCGCGTTGAATCTGGATGGAACCGGAGCCGGCGAAATTAGTACCGGAATAGGCTTCTTCGATCATATGCTGAATCTTTGGGCCAAACATGGGTTGTTTGATTTATCCCTTAAAGCTAAGGGGGATTTGGCAGTCGACAGCCATCATACGGTGGAAGACACCGGTATCGTATTGGGCCAGGCACTGGCAAAAGCATTAGGCGATAAACAGGGAATCAAGCGCTATGGAACTGCGTTTGTGCCGATGGATGAAGCCTTAGCTATGGTATCTTTGGATATTAGCGGCAGGCCCTATTTGGCATTTGACGTGACCATACCGACGGAACGGATTGGTAGCTTTGACAGCGAAATGACGGAGGAGTTTCTCCGCGCTCTGGCGGTTCATGGCGGTTTGACGCTGCATGTTCGGCTATTAGCCGGAAAGAATGCGCACCACATTGTGGAGGCTGTGTTTAAGGCTTTGGGCCGGGCGCTTGCTGCCGCCGTTTGTGAGGATAAGAGGATCGTTGGCGTGATGTCAACGAAGGGAATGCTGTAA
- the hisH gene encoding imidazole glycerol phosphate synthase subunit HisH: protein MIAIIDYGMGNLYSVEKALTKLGASVIVTGRPEKIVQAAKVVLPGVGAFGDCMKNLTQYGLVEVIRQVIEQGKPFLGICLGLQMLFEGSEEDPGVPGLGIFPGQVRKITAPQLKIPHMGWNSLAFPNPSQLFQNLAEPSYVYFVHSYHAVPENSSLITAVTDYGGAVTAAVGQGNVQAVQFHPEKSSSVGMKILDNFIRVC, encoded by the coding sequence ATGATCGCAATCATTGATTATGGCATGGGCAATCTGTATAGTGTGGAAAAAGCCTTAACGAAACTGGGTGCTTCCGTTATTGTAACCGGCAGGCCGGAGAAAATTGTCCAGGCTGCCAAGGTTGTGCTGCCGGGCGTCGGCGCTTTCGGCGATTGCATGAAAAATCTTACTCAATATGGTTTGGTAGAGGTTATCCGTCAGGTGATTGAACAAGGCAAGCCCTTTCTTGGTATTTGCCTCGGACTGCAGATGCTGTTTGAAGGCAGCGAAGAGGATCCGGGGGTACCGGGCCTGGGAATTTTTCCCGGACAGGTGCGAAAAATTACCGCTCCCCAATTAAAAATTCCCCATATGGGATGGAATAGCTTGGCATTTCCGAATCCCAGCCAGTTATTTCAAAACCTTGCAGAGCCATCGTATGTATATTTTGTTCATAGTTATCATGCAGTGCCGGAGAATTCTTCGCTTATCACTGCCGTGACGGATTATGGCGGGGCGGTGACAGCGGCGGTAGGCCAGGGGAATGTGCAGGCTGTGCAGTTTCATCCGGAAAAATCCAGCAGTGTGGGTATGAAAATCCTGGATAACTTTATTCGGGTGTGTTAG
- the hisA gene encoding 1-(5-phosphoribosyl)-5-[(5-phosphoribosylamino)methylideneamino]imidazole-4-carboxamide isomerase, translating into MIIFPAIDIRGGKCVRLTEGRFDQETVFADNPVEMALRWALEGAEFLHVVDLDGALAGKSMNLTVVSEIAKAVTIPVQLGGGIRTLENVAAILEAGISRVILGSVAVRQPELVKAACKKYGERIVVGIDARDGQVAVEGWGVSGGIGAEQLAKRMAAAGVARIIYTDISRDGTLSGVNVPATRSLARAAGIPVIASGGVSGLEDILAVKQAANDGVEGVIVGKAIYTGSLLLPEAIKAARGV; encoded by the coding sequence ATGATTATTTTTCCGGCGATTGATATTCGCGGCGGCAAATGCGTCCGGCTGACGGAAGGACGGTTTGATCAGGAAACGGTTTTTGCTGATAATCCGGTGGAGATGGCGCTGCGCTGGGCTCTGGAGGGCGCCGAATTCCTCCATGTGGTGGATTTAGACGGTGCATTGGCCGGCAAGTCAATGAATTTGACGGTGGTTAGTGAAATTGCCAAAGCAGTAACTATTCCAGTACAATTAGGCGGGGGTATCCGAACGCTGGAAAACGTGGCGGCAATATTGGAAGCCGGCATTAGCCGGGTCATTCTGGGATCGGTTGCCGTGCGGCAGCCTGAGCTTGTAAAAGCAGCTTGTAAGAAATATGGTGAGCGAATTGTTGTGGGAATTGATGCCCGAGATGGGCAGGTCGCCGTTGAGGGCTGGGGTGTCAGCGGCGGGATCGGCGCTGAACAACTGGCTAAACGGATGGCGGCAGCCGGAGTTGCCCGCATTATTTACACCGATATTTCCCGGGACGGTACTTTGTCCGGCGTTAATGTTCCGGCAACCCGTTCTTTAGCCAGGGCAGCCGGGATTCCGGTGATTGCCTCCGGCGGCGTAAGTGGTTTAGAAGATATTTTAGCGGTAAAGCAGGCCGCGAACGACGGGGTTGAAGGCGTGATTGTCGGCAAAGCCATTTATACAGGAAGTCTTCTGTTGCCGGAAGCGATTAAAGCAGCACGGGGAGTGTGA
- the hisF gene encoding imidazole glycerol phosphate synthase subunit HisF: protein MYTKRIIPCLDVKDGRVVKGTNFVGLRDAGDPVELASLYDKEIADELVFLDITASCEERNTMVQVVRNTAAQVFIPFTVGGGIRSVDNIRTMLKAGADKVSLNTAAIKNPDLIAEGAKRFGRQCIVLAVDARQTGGGKWEVYINGGRTPTGIDVLAWVKRATALGAGEILLTSMDKDGTKDGYDIPLTRAVSEAVAVPVIASGGAGELEHFYEVLTAGKADAVLAASVFHYGQFTVRQVKEYLKSRNVEVRL, encoded by the coding sequence GTGTATACAAAGCGGATTATTCCCTGCTTGGACGTAAAAGACGGACGGGTGGTTAAAGGAACCAATTTTGTCGGCCTGCGGGATGCCGGTGATCCGGTGGAGCTGGCTTCGCTATATGATAAAGAAATCGCCGACGAATTGGTGTTTTTGGATATCACTGCTTCCTGCGAAGAGCGAAATACCATGGTACAGGTGGTGCGGAATACGGCTGCTCAAGTATTTATTCCTTTTACAGTGGGGGGAGGAATTCGATCCGTTGACAATATCCGAACCATGCTGAAAGCAGGAGCGGATAAGGTCTCGTTGAATACAGCCGCCATCAAAAATCCGGATCTGATAGCCGAGGGGGCCAAGCGGTTTGGCCGGCAGTGTATCGTCCTGGCGGTGGACGCCAGACAGACAGGCGGCGGTAAGTGGGAAGTCTATATTAATGGAGGACGGACTCCTACCGGGATTGATGTTTTGGCATGGGTGAAACGGGCGACTGCTTTGGGAGCCGGTGAGATACTGCTGACCAGTATGGATAAGGACGGCACCAAGGACGGATATGATATTCCTTTAACGAGGGCGGTCTCTGAGGCAGTGGCTGTTCCGGTGATTGCTTCCGGTGGAGCCGGTGAACTGGAGCATTTCTATGAAGTATTGACGGCGGGAAAGGCAGACGCAGTGCTGGCTGCTTCGGTGTTTCATTATGGACAGTTTACGGTTCGGCAAGTAAAAGAATATTTAAAATCGCGTAACGTGGAGGTAAGACTGTGA